In the Magnetospira sp. QH-2 genome, one interval contains:
- a CDS encoding ATP12 family chaperone protein, producing MFTGPRKRFYKQAAAGPASGGGFAIFLDGRAVKTPQGANLDVPSEALAQAIATEWEAQEDEIRPHTMPLMRLTCTAIDRLPQVRSEVIDQLVQYAGTDLLCYRAEAPSDLVERQNETWNPLLDWLEATYGAGLKTTSGIIAIPQDKEPLSNLRSAMEPLGNIELSALTAMTQASGSLVIGLAVLSGHLDAAQAFAASQVDETYQMEKWGQDHEALARQNKLREDLESATRLITLL from the coding sequence ATGTTCACGGGACCCAGAAAACGCTTCTATAAACAAGCCGCCGCCGGACCCGCTTCCGGCGGCGGTTTCGCGATCTTCCTCGACGGGCGCGCGGTGAAAACCCCCCAAGGCGCAAACTTGGACGTTCCATCCGAGGCCCTGGCCCAGGCCATCGCCACCGAATGGGAAGCCCAGGAAGACGAGATTCGCCCCCATACCATGCCGCTGATGCGGTTGACCTGTACCGCCATCGACCGCCTACCCCAGGTCCGGAGCGAGGTTATTGACCAATTGGTTCAATACGCCGGCACGGACCTTCTTTGTTACCGTGCCGAAGCGCCATCCGATTTGGTAGAACGGCAAAATGAGACTTGGAATCCGCTGTTGGATTGGCTCGAAGCCACCTATGGCGCAGGGCTGAAAACAACCTCTGGAATCATCGCAATCCCCCAGGATAAAGAGCCTCTTTCAAACCTCCGATCCGCCATGGAACCCCTTGGCAATATTGAGCTTTCCGCTCTAACTGCCATGACCCAGGCGTCTGGATCTTTGGTTATCGGATTGGCTGTTCTAAGCGGCCATTTGGACGCCGCCCAGGCCTTTGCCGCCTCGCAAGTGGACGAAACATACCAGATGGAAAAATGGGGGCAGGATCACGAAGCTCTCGCGCGTCAAAACAAGCTTCGCGAGGACCTGGAATCAGCCACAAGGCTGATCACCCTCCTTTAG
- a CDS encoding RluA family pseudouridine synthase: protein MTGVQHIPVPEDDDGMRLDRWFRRLFPQVNQGRLQKLLRSGQIRVDGGRVKAAHRLTSGQQVRVPPLGDPVAAQPKPYQPIDPRQADDLRQRILHQDDHLLVIDKPAGLAVQGGSGTTKHLDGMLDALKLGAKERPRLVHRLDKDTAGVLVLARSAKVARELTALFKSREARKLYWAVVVGIPSPDQGRIVAPLVKLPGKAGERVVVDEEQGKKAETEFRIVDRAGNKAAWLALEPLTGRTHQLRAHCLYLGKPILGDGKYGGPEAFLSGVPQAKKLHLLARAIRFPHPAGGMLEVTAPLPPHMAQTWEYLGFQANLKDPEAGFGEYE, encoded by the coding sequence ATGACCGGTGTGCAGCATATCCCGGTGCCCGAGGACGACGATGGCATGCGGCTGGACCGCTGGTTCCGGCGTTTGTTCCCGCAGGTCAATCAAGGGCGCCTGCAAAAACTTCTGCGCAGCGGCCAGATCCGTGTCGATGGCGGGCGGGTCAAGGCGGCCCATCGTTTGACTTCGGGACAACAGGTGCGGGTACCGCCGTTGGGAGATCCGGTCGCGGCACAACCGAAGCCCTATCAGCCCATCGACCCCCGCCAGGCCGACGATCTGCGGCAGCGCATCCTGCACCAGGACGACCATCTTCTGGTCATCGACAAGCCTGCCGGATTGGCCGTCCAGGGGGGCAGCGGTACCACGAAACATCTGGATGGCATGCTCGACGCGCTCAAGCTGGGGGCCAAGGAACGTCCGCGGCTGGTGCATCGATTGGATAAGGATACCGCGGGCGTGCTGGTCCTGGCGCGCTCGGCCAAGGTGGCTCGGGAACTTACCGCTTTGTTCAAATCCCGCGAGGCGCGCAAGCTCTATTGGGCCGTGGTGGTGGGTATTCCGAGCCCTGACCAGGGCCGCATTGTCGCGCCGCTGGTGAAGCTGCCGGGCAAGGCCGGCGAGCGAGTGGTGGTCGACGAGGAACAAGGCAAAAAGGCCGAGACCGAATTCCGCATCGTGGACAGAGCCGGCAACAAAGCCGCCTGGCTGGCCTTGGAGCCGCTCACCGGACGCACCCACCAACTGCGCGCCCATTGCCTCTATTTGGGAAAACCGATCCTGGGAGACGGCAAATACGGCGGCCCGGAGGCTTTCTTATCGGGCGTGCCACAGGCCAAGAAACTTCATCTGCTGGCCCGGGCAATCCGTTTCCCCCATCCGGCGGGGGGCATGCTGGAAGTCACCGCCCCGCTGCCGCCACATATGGCGCAGACATGGGAATACCTGGGCTTTCAGGCGAACCTGAAAGATCCTGAAGCGGGTTTCGGGGAATACGAGTAG
- a CDS encoding OmpA family protein produces the protein MKGDTAFADALKSEYVGLATMERDEGDWGDAAYFNNKGRSAAMGTDVMAQAIAERDLPGDNVKDLTDARAALMSVLPAAKTSNPAAAARAQAMFDCWMQEQEENFQPEDIAKCRADFEAAMKELEPKPMAKPMPKPVMPSPKPKTFVIYFGFDKANVDDTGMMIVDKIASYFGDINAASVDIAGHTDTMGPSAYNTMLAQKRADAVAAALQGKVKGGVIVNAYGEGKLAVATNDEVMEGANRRVEVVVTP, from the coding sequence ATGAAAGGCGACACCGCCTTTGCCGATGCGCTGAAAAGCGAATACGTTGGACTCGCCACCATGGAGCGCGACGAAGGCGACTGGGGCGATGCCGCTTACTTCAACAACAAGGGCCGTTCCGCGGCCATGGGCACCGATGTGATGGCGCAGGCGATCGCAGAACGTGACCTGCCGGGTGACAACGTCAAGGATTTGACCGATGCCCGCGCCGCCCTGATGAGCGTGCTGCCTGCGGCCAAGACGTCCAACCCGGCCGCCGCCGCCCGTGCCCAGGCCATGTTCGACTGCTGGATGCAGGAGCAGGAAGAAAACTTCCAGCCCGAAGATATCGCCAAATGCCGCGCCGACTTCGAGGCCGCCATGAAGGAATTGGAGCCGAAGCCGATGGCCAAGCCCATGCCGAAGCCGGTGATGCCGTCGCCGAAGCCCAAGACCTTCGTCATCTACTTCGGTTTCGACAAGGCCAATGTTGATGATACCGGCATGATGATTGTCGATAAGATCGCGTCCTACTTCGGCGACATCAACGCCGCCTCCGTGGACATTGCCGGTCACACCGACACCATGGGCCCGTCCGCCTATAACACCATGCTGGCTCAGAAGCGGGCCGACGCCGTGGCCGCCGCCCTGCAGGGCAAGGTCAAAGGTGGCGTGATCGTCAACGCTTATGGCGAAGGCAAGCTGGCTGTTGCCACCAATGACGAAGTCATGGAAGGCGCCAACCGCCGCGTGGAAGTGGTCGTGACCCCGTAA
- a CDS encoding acylphosphatase, whose product MSDRKCVLVRIEGRVQGVWYRGWTMTEAQKRGLDGWVRNRSDGSVEALFSGLTDRVNDMLAACERGPTAARVDGVFPKPADSPVETGFSQRPTI is encoded by the coding sequence ATGAGCGACCGCAAATGCGTCTTGGTGCGCATTGAAGGACGGGTCCAAGGAGTCTGGTATCGCGGCTGGACCATGACCGAAGCGCAAAAGCGCGGCCTGGACGGGTGGGTGCGCAATCGAAGCGATGGCTCAGTGGAGGCCCTGTTTAGTGGCCTCACCGACCGGGTCAACGACATGTTGGCTGCTTGTGAACGCGGGCCAACAGCGGCTCGGGTAGACGGAGTCTTTCCCAAACCCGCCGATTCGCCCGTCGAGACCGGCTTCTCCCAACGCCCGACCATTTAA
- the crcB gene encoding fluoride efflux transporter CrcB → MSQPVLILSIALGGAVGAVSRYGVSVKMTQWFGHGFPYGTLAVNILGSLLLGIMAELLARSWDPSPELRDALRVGFLGAFTTFSTFSLDIYTLVLERHEYLAGALYVVGSLVLGVGALIGGLMLARLFLP, encoded by the coding sequence ATGAGCCAGCCTGTTTTAATCCTTTCCATTGCCTTGGGCGGCGCCGTGGGCGCCGTGTCCCGCTATGGGGTGTCGGTCAAGATGACCCAATGGTTCGGTCATGGCTTTCCCTATGGCACCCTGGCGGTGAATATCCTCGGGTCCCTGCTGCTGGGTATCATGGCCGAGCTTTTGGCGCGGAGCTGGGATCCGTCGCCGGAATTGCGTGATGCCCTGCGGGTCGGCTTCCTGGGCGCTTTCACCACTTTTTCCACCTTTTCGCTGGATATCTACACTCTGGTGCTGGAGCGTCATGAGTATCTGGCGGGGGCCCTGTATGTGGTGGGATCCTTGGTGCTGGGTGTCGGGGCACTGATCGGTGGCTTGATGCTGGCCCGGCTGTTTCTGCCATGA
- a CDS encoding DUF6165 family protein, whose amino-acid sequence MPSTATATVSVEIAPGELIDKITILEIKLARMTDAQKLDNVRIEHQTLTAARDSALPPSGELENLTAQLKTINEALWDIEDRIRDCERDGDFGPRFIELARAVYITNDKRAARKKDINTLLGSRLVEEKSYAEY is encoded by the coding sequence GTGCCCTCAACCGCCACAGCGACCGTTTCCGTCGAGATTGCCCCGGGTGAATTGATCGACAAAATCACCATTTTGGAAATCAAGCTGGCCCGAATGACCGATGCCCAGAAACTGGACAACGTGCGCATCGAACACCAGACTCTGACCGCCGCTCGGGATAGCGCCTTGCCGCCATCGGGAGAGCTGGAAAACCTGACCGCCCAACTCAAGACCATCAATGAGGCGTTGTGGGACATTGAAGACCGTATCCGCGACTGCGAGAGAGACGGCGATTTCGGTCCTCGCTTTATTGAACTGGCCCGGGCGGTATATATAACCAACGACAAGCGCGCGGCCCGCAAAAAAGATATCAATACCTTGCTCGGCTCGCGATTGGTCGAAGAAAAATCCTACGCCGAGTACTGA
- a CDS encoding replication-associated recombination protein A: protein MSTLFESQAPRPLADRLRPARLDEVVGQGHLLAEDGPLSRMLTAQRLSSIIFWGPPGTGKTTIARLVADEIDLHFEPLSAVFSGVADLRKVFERAKGRRATGQGTLLFIDEIHRFNRAQQDGFLPYVENGTVVLVGATTENPSFELNAALLSRCRVLVLNRLDDAALETLLSRAETDMGFALPVDNDARAALRAMADGDGRYLLNMAEALFDLPPEVNLDTAALTETVHKRAPLYDKAQEGHYNLISALHKSLRGSDTDAALYWMARMLTAGEDPLYILRRLTRFASEDIGLADPQALPQALAAWDAYERLGSPEGELALVQLVIYLGTAPKSNAAYMAEKAAKRLAKQSGSLMPPKHILNAPTAMMKDMDYGKGYAYDHDTAEGFSGQNYFPDGMRRPSLYEPGERGFEREIGKRLAYWEGLRGKRDQG, encoded by the coding sequence GTGAGCACCTTGTTCGAAAGCCAGGCGCCGCGCCCTCTGGCCGACCGTCTGCGGCCGGCCAGGCTGGACGAGGTGGTGGGGCAGGGGCATCTGCTGGCCGAAGATGGGCCCCTGAGCCGTATGCTCACCGCCCAGCGGCTGTCCTCGATCATCTTTTGGGGGCCGCCGGGGACCGGTAAGACCACCATCGCCCGCTTGGTGGCCGACGAAATCGACCTGCATTTCGAACCCCTGTCCGCGGTGTTTTCCGGCGTCGCGGACCTGCGTAAGGTATTCGAACGGGCCAAGGGTCGCCGGGCGACCGGACAGGGAACACTCTTGTTTATCGACGAAATCCATCGCTTCAACCGTGCCCAGCAGGACGGCTTCCTGCCCTATGTGGAGAACGGCACGGTGGTCCTTGTCGGTGCCACGACGGAGAATCCGTCCTTCGAACTCAATGCCGCCTTGTTGTCGCGCTGTCGGGTGCTGGTGCTCAACCGCCTTGATGACGCGGCCTTGGAAACCCTTTTGAGTCGCGCCGAAACGGATATGGGATTCGCCCTGCCGGTGGACAATGATGCCCGCGCTGCCCTGCGCGCCATGGCCGACGGGGATGGGCGCTATCTGCTCAACATGGCCGAGGCCCTGTTCGACTTGCCGCCGGAGGTGAACCTGGATACGGCGGCATTGACCGAGACCGTACACAAGCGGGCGCCGCTCTACGACAAGGCCCAGGAGGGCCACTACAACCTCATCAGCGCCCTGCACAAGAGCCTGAGGGGGTCTGACACCGATGCGGCGCTTTATTGGATGGCCCGCATGCTGACCGCCGGAGAGGATCCTTTGTATATCCTGCGGCGGCTGACCCGCTTCGCCTCGGAGGATATCGGTCTGGCCGATCCTCAGGCCCTGCCGCAAGCCCTGGCGGCCTGGGACGCCTATGAGCGTCTGGGCTCGCCGGAAGGGGAACTGGCCTTGGTCCAATTGGTGATCTATCTGGGCACGGCGCCCAAGTCCAATGCCGCCTATATGGCCGAAAAGGCCGCCAAGCGGCTGGCCAAGCAATCGGGATCCCTGATGCCGCCCAAACATATCCTCAACGCTCCCACGGCGATGATGAAGGATATGGACTATGGCAAGGGCTATGCCTACGACCACGATACCGCCGAGGGCTTCTCCGGGCAGAACTATTTTCCCGACGGCATGCGCCGCCCCAGCCTTTATGAACCCGGCGAGCGTGGCTTCGAACGGGAAATCGGCAAGCGCTTGGCCTATTGGGAGGGGCTGCGCGGCAAGCGTGACCAGGGTTGA
- the accC gene encoding acetyl-CoA carboxylase biotin carboxylase subunit, protein MFKKILIANRGEIACRVIKTAKKMGITTVAVFSEADKDALHVDMADERVCIGPPPTNQSYLVADAIVQACKDTGAEAVHPGYGFLSENAEFARRLKKEGIKLIGPGPEAMISMGDKITSKKLANEAGVSCVPGHPDAVSDAEEAVTIANQIGYPVMLKASAGGGGKGMRIAWNDDECRDGLERSRSEAASSFGDDRVFVEKFIEEPRHIEIQVIADSFGNTVYLGERECSIQRRHQKVIEEAPSPFLTPQVRRAMGEQAVALAKAVNYESAGTVEFIVDKERNFFFLEMNTRLQVEHPVTEFITGLDLVELMIRVAYGEKLPFDQSGVSIRGWAIESRIYAEDPFRNFLPSIGRLTHYVPPEESKYVRVDTGVYEGGEISMYYDPMIAKLVTYGADRKHATQHMQRALDEFHIRGVSHNISFLAALMDHPRFQSGKITTNFIAEEYPDGFHPADVPHDDPCLLVSVASFIHQAYQTRAAKISGQVAGREREVGYDWITYVGDKRYSTQVEPIDGGFKIVVDTEPYQVLSNWQLGQPLFRAKINTRPVCVQVERHSFGYRMFHAGSQADALVLSPVTASLQELMPHKEPPDMSRYLLSPMPGLLLSVAVEEGQEVKEGEELAVVEAMKMENVLRASQDGVVKKAHAGTGDSLAVDQIILEFE, encoded by the coding sequence ATGTTCAAAAAAATTCTGATCGCCAACCGTGGTGAAATCGCCTGCCGGGTCATCAAGACGGCAAAGAAGATGGGAATCACCACCGTTGCGGTGTTTTCCGAAGCCGACAAGGACGCCCTTCATGTGGACATGGCCGATGAGCGGGTCTGTATCGGACCGCCGCCGACCAATCAGTCCTATCTGGTGGCCGACGCCATTGTACAGGCCTGCAAGGATACCGGCGCCGAGGCAGTGCACCCTGGCTATGGCTTCCTATCCGAGAATGCCGAATTCGCCCGACGCCTGAAGAAAGAGGGGATCAAACTTATCGGGCCGGGCCCGGAAGCAATGATTTCAATGGGCGACAAGATCACCTCCAAGAAACTGGCCAACGAGGCCGGTGTGAGTTGCGTGCCCGGCCACCCGGACGCCGTGTCCGACGCCGAAGAAGCTGTCACGATCGCCAACCAGATCGGCTATCCGGTCATGCTGAAGGCCTCTGCCGGCGGTGGCGGCAAGGGCATGCGCATCGCCTGGAATGACGACGAATGCCGCGACGGCTTGGAACGGTCTCGCTCCGAGGCGGCATCAAGCTTTGGCGATGACCGGGTCTTCGTGGAGAAGTTCATCGAGGAACCGCGCCACATCGAAATCCAGGTGATAGCTGACAGCTTCGGCAATACGGTCTATCTGGGCGAGCGCGAATGCTCGATCCAGCGTCGCCACCAAAAGGTCATCGAAGAAGCCCCCTCGCCCTTCCTCACCCCGCAGGTACGCAGGGCCATGGGTGAGCAGGCGGTGGCCTTGGCCAAAGCCGTGAACTACGAATCAGCGGGCACCGTCGAATTCATCGTCGACAAGGAACGTAATTTCTTTTTCCTGGAAATGAATACCCGCTTGCAAGTGGAACACCCGGTCACCGAGTTCATCACCGGTCTTGATCTGGTGGAACTGATGATCCGTGTCGCCTACGGAGAGAAACTGCCCTTTGACCAAAGCGGTGTCAGCATCAGGGGCTGGGCTATCGAGTCTCGGATCTATGCCGAAGACCCGTTCCGCAACTTCCTGCCCTCCATCGGGCGCCTGACCCATTACGTGCCGCCCGAGGAAAGCAAGTACGTGCGCGTGGATACCGGCGTCTATGAAGGTGGCGAGATCTCCATGTATTACGATCCCATGATCGCCAAGCTGGTGACCTACGGCGCCGACCGCAAGCATGCCACCCAACATATGCAGCGGGCATTGGACGAATTCCATATTCGCGGCGTATCGCACAACATCAGCTTCCTCGCAGCCTTGATGGATCACCCGCGTTTCCAATCAGGCAAGATCACCACCAATTTCATCGCCGAGGAATATCCCGACGGGTTCCATCCCGCCGACGTACCGCATGATGATCCTTGCCTGTTGGTGTCGGTCGCCAGTTTCATTCACCAAGCCTATCAGACCCGCGCGGCGAAAATCTCGGGCCAGGTGGCCGGACGCGAACGAGAAGTGGGCTATGATTGGATCACCTACGTGGGTGACAAACGCTACTCAACGCAGGTGGAACCCATCGACGGCGGCTTTAAGATTGTGGTGGATACCGAACCCTATCAGGTGCTGAGCAATTGGCAGCTGGGTCAACCGCTGTTCCGGGCCAAGATCAATACCCGGCCGGTCTGCGTGCAGGTGGAACGGCACAGCTTCGGATATCGCATGTTCCATGCCGGGTCCCAGGCCGATGCCCTGGTCTTGTCCCCGGTCACCGCGAGCCTGCAGGAGCTCATGCCCCACAAGGAACCGCCGGACATGTCCCGCTATCTGCTGTCGCCCATGCCGGGGCTGTTGCTCTCGGTGGCGGTTGAAGAAGGCCAGGAAGTCAAGGAAGGCGAGGAATTGGCCGTGGTCGAAGCCATGAAGATGGAGAACGTGCTGCGCGCGTCCCAAGATGGCGTGGTCAAGAAAGCCCATGCCGGTACCGGCGACAGCTTGGCCGTGGACCAGATCATTCTGGAGTTTGAATGA
- a CDS encoding acyl-CoA carboxylase subunit beta, whose product MHDIIRQLDEKRRLARLGGGQRRIDSQHAKGKLTARERIELLLDPGTFEEWDMFVEHRCTDFGMEGNKTPGDGVVTGYGTINGRLVFLFSQDFTVFGGSLSGSHAAKITKIMDRAIEVGAPVIGLNDSGGARIQEGVDSLAGYAEVFERNVLASGVVPQISVIMGPCAGGAVYSPAMTDFIFMVEDTSYMFVTGPDVVKTVTHEEVTAEELGGAKTHSSKSGVSDLAFENDVQALLMLRRFMDFLPSSNKEQPPVRPTPDKAHRQDFSLDTIIPDNPNKPYDMKELITKVLDEGEFFELQPDFAANIIIGLGRMEGSTVGIVANQPMVLAGCLDIDSSRKAARFVRFCDAFNIPIVTFVDVPGFMPGTAQEYGGIIKHGAKLLYAFTEATVPKVTVITRKAYGGAYDVMSSKHLRGDVNFAWPSAEIAVMGPKGAVEIIFRQDMGDEEKISARTEEYRQKFANPFIAGHRGFIDDVIMPHNTRKRICRSLAMLRNKKVENPWRKHGNIPL is encoded by the coding sequence ATGCACGATATTATCCGACAACTCGACGAAAAACGCCGTCTCGCGCGGCTTGGCGGCGGCCAACGCCGTATCGATTCCCAGCATGCCAAAGGCAAGCTCACGGCTCGCGAGCGCATCGAGCTTTTGCTTGACCCCGGAACTTTCGAAGAATGGGACATGTTCGTCGAGCATCGCTGTACCGACTTCGGTATGGAGGGCAATAAAACGCCGGGCGACGGCGTGGTAACCGGCTATGGCACCATCAACGGGCGCCTTGTCTTTTTGTTCAGCCAGGACTTCACTGTCTTCGGCGGCTCTCTCTCTGGAAGCCATGCGGCCAAGATCACCAAGATCATGGACCGGGCCATTGAAGTGGGCGCCCCGGTGATCGGCCTCAACGATTCCGGCGGGGCACGCATCCAAGAAGGCGTCGACTCCCTTGCCGGATACGCCGAGGTATTTGAACGCAATGTATTGGCCTCGGGCGTGGTGCCGCAGATCTCGGTGATCATGGGCCCCTGTGCTGGTGGCGCGGTATACTCCCCGGCCATGACGGACTTCATCTTCATGGTCGAAGACACGTCTTATATGTTTGTCACCGGCCCCGACGTGGTGAAGACGGTGACCCACGAAGAAGTCACCGCCGAGGAACTGGGCGGCGCCAAGACTCATTCTTCCAAATCCGGTGTTTCCGACCTGGCTTTCGAGAACGATGTTCAGGCCTTGTTGATGCTGCGTCGGTTCATGGATTTCCTGCCGTCGAGCAACAAGGAACAGCCGCCGGTCCGCCCGACCCCGGACAAGGCCCACCGCCAGGATTTCTCGCTCGATACCATTATCCCGGACAATCCCAACAAGCCCTACGACATGAAGGAACTGATCACCAAGGTTCTCGACGAGGGCGAGTTCTTCGAACTGCAACCGGACTTCGCCGCCAATATAATCATCGGCCTGGGCCGCATGGAAGGCTCGACGGTTGGCATCGTCGCCAACCAGCCCATGGTGCTGGCGGGCTGCCTGGATATCGACAGTTCCCGCAAGGCAGCACGCTTTGTTCGTTTCTGCGACGCCTTCAATATTCCCATCGTCACTTTTGTCGATGTCCCCGGCTTCATGCCCGGCACGGCACAGGAATATGGCGGCATCATCAAACACGGCGCCAAGCTGCTCTATGCCTTTACCGAGGCCACTGTACCCAAGGTCACGGTCATTACCCGCAAGGCCTATGGTGGCGCCTATGACGTGATGAGCTCCAAGCACCTCAGGGGTGATGTGAACTTCGCCTGGCCATCGGCGGAAATCGCCGTCATGGGTCCCAAGGGTGCCGTGGAGATCATTTTCCGTCAGGATATGGGGGACGAAGAAAAGATCTCCGCTCGCACCGAGGAGTATCGGCAGAAATTCGCCAATCCCTTCATCGCCGGTCACCGTGGTTTCATCGACGACGTGATCATGCCGCACAACACCCGCAAGCGGATCTGCCGCTCGCTGGCCATGTTGCGCAACAAGAAAGTGGAAAACCCGTGGCGCAAGCACGGGAACATTCCGCTCTAG
- a CDS encoding DUF4170 domain-containing protein, protein MDRPLLHLVFGGEVESPSGNVFVDSDNLHIVGMFPNYDEALQAWRAASQARVDEAHTKYVIVHLHRLVDPDHPEATGQENP, encoded by the coding sequence ATGGATCGTCCCCTGCTTCATCTGGTGTTTGGCGGAGAGGTGGAAAGCCCCTCCGGCAACGTATTCGTCGATTCCGACAACCTTCATATCGTTGGCATGTTTCCCAACTATGACGAGGCCTTGCAAGCCTGGCGAGCCGCCAGTCAGGCCCGCGTGGATGAGGCCCATACCAAGTACGTTATTGTCCATCTGCATCGGCTGGTCGACCCGGACCATCCGGAAGCGACGGGCCAAGAGAACCCCTGA
- a CDS encoding DegQ family serine endoprotease, with translation MILRYLIPVVLAIFLLAGPAQAKPKWVPSDKAEMQMSFAPLVKHTAPAVVNIYTRKVVRTRRQLSLFDDPFFRRFFGDLGMPRGNGGSKKKIQNSLGSGVILRPDGIVVTNNHVIEGADEITVVLADRREFDAEILGSDERTDIAVLQLKTDGENLPHLEFKDSDELEVGDLVLAIGNPFGVGQTVTSGIVSGLARTQVGISDYNSFIQTDAAINPGNSGGALVGIDGRLVGINTAIFSKSGGSHGIGFAIPANMVKVVVRQLTSDGKLVRPWFGASGQRVTADIAASLGLDRPAGVLINDVWKKGPADRGNLKVGDVVLSVNGKTVDDPESLKFRIATLEVGGKAKLDIWRRDRHRTLRIPLSPAPEEPGRDETELEGRSPLSGAVVVNLSPAVVEEMGLANLESGVVITKIRRGSSAHRFEFKPADRILAINQARVESVDKLRRMLRQRTESWRITLNRDGRNLSLVIR, from the coding sequence ATGATTTTGCGATATCTGATACCGGTGGTCCTGGCGATCTTTCTGCTGGCCGGTCCGGCTCAGGCCAAACCCAAATGGGTGCCCTCCGACAAGGCCGAGATGCAGATGTCCTTTGCCCCGCTGGTCAAGCACACGGCACCGGCGGTGGTGAATATCTATACCCGCAAGGTGGTTCGCACCCGGCGACAATTGTCCTTGTTCGACGACCCCTTTTTCCGCCGTTTCTTCGGTGATCTTGGCATGCCGCGCGGCAACGGTGGCAGCAAGAAGAAGATACAGAACAGCCTGGGCTCCGGGGTGATCTTGCGCCCCGACGGCATCGTTGTGACCAATAATCACGTCATCGAGGGCGCCGACGAAATCACGGTGGTGCTGGCCGACCGACGGGAGTTCGATGCCGAGATCCTGGGCAGCGACGAGCGCACCGATATCGCGGTTTTGCAACTCAAGACCGATGGCGAAAATTTGCCCCATCTGGAATTCAAGGACTCCGATGAGTTGGAAGTGGGGGACCTGGTGCTGGCCATCGGCAACCCCTTTGGGGTCGGTCAGACAGTGACCAGTGGCATCGTATCCGGCCTGGCCCGCACCCAGGTGGGGATTTCCGACTACAATTCCTTCATCCAAACCGATGCGGCGATCAATCCTGGCAATTCCGGCGGGGCGTTGGTGGGGATAGACGGGCGGTTGGTCGGTATTAACACGGCCATCTTTTCCAAGAGCGGAGGATCCCATGGCATCGGCTTCGCCATCCCGGCCAATATGGTCAAGGTCGTGGTGCGCCAGTTGACCAGCGACGGCAAGCTGGTACGGCCTTGGTTCGGCGCATCGGGCCAAAGGGTCACGGCGGATATCGCCGCGTCCTTGGGTCTGGATCGTCCGGCAGGGGTGCTGATCAATGACGTATGGAAAAAGGGGCCGGCGGATCGGGGCAACCTGAAAGTGGGCGATGTGGTGCTGAGCGTGAACGGCAAAACGGTCGATGACCCAGAATCCTTGAAATTCCGTATCGCCACCTTGGAGGTGGGCGGCAAGGCCAAGCTGGACATCTGGCGCCGTGACCGCCATCGGACATTGCGCATACCGTTGTCTCCGGCCCCAGAAGAGCCGGGCCGGGATGAGACGGAGTTAGAAGGCCGCTCGCCCTTAAGCGGCGCGGTGGTGGTCAATCTGTCCCCGGCGGTCGTGGAAGAGATGGGGCTGGCGAATCTGGAATCGGGGGTGGTGATCACCAAAATCCGCCGGGGCAGTTCCGCCCATCGCTTCGAGTTCAAGCCCGCAGACCGTATCCTGGCCATCAATCAAGCCCGGGTGGAATCGGTGGATAAACTGCGGCGCATGCTGCGTCAACGCACCGAGAGTTGGCGCATCACCCTGAATCGGGATGGTCGCAATCTCAGTCTGGTGATCCGGTAG